The Deinococcus arcticus DNA segment TGAACACCAGCGTGGTGGGCGTGCAGGGCCAGGAGCGGCTGGAGGCCATCGAGGTGCACTGCTCGGCCACCGGGCAGACCCAGACGCTGGACGCCAACTCGCTGTTTCTCTTTATTGGCGCGGTGCCGGGGACCGAGTGGCTGGCCGGCACCCTGGAACGGGACCCACAGGGCTTCGTGCTGTCCGGACCAGACCTGATGCGCGGCGGCAAGCGCCCCAGGGGCTGGCCGCTGGACCGCGACCCGGGGCTGCTGGAAACCAGCCTGCCGGGCGTGTTTGCCGTGGGCGACGTGCGCCGGGGCTCGGTCAAGCGCGTGGCCTCCGGGGTGGGCGAGGGCTCGGTGGCCATCTCGTTCGTGCATCAGTATCTGGCGCGCGTATGAGCGCCCTGCGCGAAGCGTTGCGGCGCGTTGGCGTGCTCTCGGACCTGCCGGATGACACGCTGGACTGGCTGATGGCGCAGGGCCGTGAGAGCCGCTACGCCCCCGGCGAGGTGGTCAACCACCAGGGCGATCCTGCCACCGAGATGCTGCTGTTTCTGGAAGGCGCCGTGGAAGCCCGGCGAGACGAGCAGGGCCTGCTGGGCACCCGCTACGTGGCCCGCGCCGGCGAGGCCTTCGAGGTCAGCGGCAAGCTGCCGTATTCGCGCCTGACGGTCTATCCGTCCACCTCCCGCGCCCTGGAACCCAGCTGGGTGTTCCGGGTGCCGGAAACGGCCTTTGAGGAACTGCTGTGCCGCGCGCCGCAACTGGGCCCCCGGCTGGTGGCGGTCATGGCCGACCGCATCCGCGACTCGGCGCAGAACGAGGTGCAGCGCGAGCGCCTGCTGGCCCTGGGGCGGCTGGCGGCGGGGCTGGCGCACGAACTGAACAACCCTGCTGCCGCCAGCCGCCGCGCCGCGCGGGGCCTGCGCGCCGCCCTGACTGAACTGAACCGCGCCGAGCGCGAACTGGCTGCGTGGCCCCTGGAGGGCGCTGTCCGCGCGCACCTGGCCGCGCTGGAAACGCGTGAGCGCGCCGCGCCCCCCCACCTGTCGGCCCTGGCCCGCGCGGAGCAGGAAGACGCCCTGCAGGACTGGCTGGAAGACCAGGGCGTGCAAGAGGCCCCGGACCTGGCGCCTGTGCTGATCGAGGCCGGGCTGGGCGTGCCCGACCTGACCCCGCTGGCGGCGCTGTCCCGCCCCGCCATGAACGCCGCCCTGCGCCACCTGGGGGCCCACCTGACGCTGGCGGGCCTGATCAGCGAGGTGGAGGAAGGCACGGGGCGCATCTCGGGGCTGGTGGGCGCCATCAAGGAACACACCCACCTGGACCGCGCCCCGCGCGCGCCCACCGATGTGCGCCGGGGCCTGGACAGCACCCTGACCATGCTGGGGCACCAGCTGCGCGGCGTGCGGGTCGAGCGCGACTACGCCCCGGACCTGCCGCACCTGGAGGCCAGCGCCGGCGAGCTGAACCAGGTGTGGACCAACCTGATGGCCAACGCCGCCGACGCCCTGGGTGGCCAGGGCCAGTTGCAGGTGCGCGCGCTCACCGAGGGCGGCGCGCACCTGCTGGTGGAAATCGTGGACAGCGGTCCCGGCATTCCCGAGGAGGTGCGCGCCCAGATCTTCGATCCCTTCTTCACCACCAAGGGCGTGGGCGAGGGCAGCGGCCTGGGCCTGGACATCGCCCGCCGCATCGTGCAGGGCCACCGGGGCGAGATCAGCGTGACCTCACGCCCCGGGGAAACGCGCTTTCAGGTACGCCTGCCCCTGGAAGGCGGCGGGTGACCGGATGGGAAAGAGCGGGTGGGCCCTCTCTGCGGCAGAAAGGGCCCACCCGCTGTCAGGAAGAGGGAATAGTGGGCGTCCCTCTTCCCCGCTGATCAGTACGGCTGGGCGGGCTCGCTGTGCTGTTCGGCGTCCTGTACGGCCTGGGCCTGCTTGTCTGCGGGCTGCGCCTGCGCCAGCCCCTGGGCCACGCGGCGGCCATAGTCGGCGTCGCACTGGGTCAGCAGCTCCACCATGCGCTCCTGAATGCGCGTGTCTGCCGGCGCCAGGGCGTCCACGAGGTTGCGAATGAGTTCGTCGCGCTCCCAGGGCTCAAAGGCGCGGTAGCGCTCGCCCGCCTGCCCGAAGTCGTTGGTGCGGTCCAGTGTCTGCCCCACGAGGTGGCCGGCCACATACGGCGTGTGCGGCTGGCCGGCGCGCGGCGCTTCACGCAGGCCGCCCAGCACCGAGGGCTCGTAGTTCACGTGGGGGTTCTGGCCGGGCGCGGTGTCCACCCGGTAGGCCATCTGGCCGTCGCGCTGGTTGGTCGCCACCCCCTTCCTGGGCGCGTTGATGGGCAGCTGCAGGTAGTTGGTGCCCACGCGGTAGCGCTGGGTGTCCGAGTACGAGAAGGTGCGGCCCTGCAGCATCTTGTCATCGCTGAAATCCAGCCCGTCCACCAGCACGCCGGTGCCAAAGGCGGCCTGTTCCACCTCGGCAAAGTAGTTTTCCGGGTTGCGGTTCAGGGTCATCTTGCCCACGGGCAGGAACGGGAACTGGTCCTCGGGCCAGAGCTTGGTGTCGTCCAGAGGGTCAAAATCCAGCTCGGGGTGCTCGCCGTCGCTCATGATCTGCACGCACAGTTCCCACTGCGGGAAT contains these protein-coding regions:
- a CDS encoding sensor histidine kinase, which codes for MSALREALRRVGVLSDLPDDTLDWLMAQGRESRYAPGEVVNHQGDPATEMLLFLEGAVEARRDEQGLLGTRYVARAGEAFEVSGKLPYSRLTVYPSTSRALEPSWVFRVPETAFEELLCRAPQLGPRLVAVMADRIRDSAQNEVQRERLLALGRLAAGLAHELNNPAAASRRAARGLRAALTELNRAERELAAWPLEGAVRAHLAALETRERAAPPHLSALARAEQEDALQDWLEDQGVQEAPDLAPVLIEAGLGVPDLTPLAALSRPAMNAALRHLGAHLTLAGLISEVEEGTGRISGLVGAIKEHTHLDRAPRAPTDVRRGLDSTLTMLGHQLRGVRVERDYAPDLPHLEASAGELNQVWTNLMANAADALGGQGQLQVRALTEGGAHLLVEIVDSGPGIPEEVRAQIFDPFFTTKGVGEGSGLGLDIARRIVQGHRGEISVTSRPGETRFQVRLPLEGGG